A DNA window from Niabella yanshanensis contains the following coding sequences:
- a CDS encoding glycoside hydrolase family 2 protein yields MSLLKALAVVSLMICFHCSHAQTEIKYLSGTGADDTVPWDFYCTHGMNSKKWSKINVPSCWEQQGFGEYNYGHVPLDKRLNEQGHYKHVFVAPRAWEGKDIRIVFEGVFTDCEVTLNNQPVGSHQGGFYEFGFDLADHMLYGKQNLLEVKVKKKSDNISVNQAELEADFWNFGGIFRPVYIQVNPKEHIEHVAIDPRADGTIRSDITIKNPHESARLRLMIKDFNRKTLATFIEPVKKGSGTFRSKQKFAHPKLWSPEFPNRYIAEYAILDKGGKVLHTRNVKIGFRTVEVRAQDGIYVNGARVKFKGINAHTFHPDFGRTSSERMSIKTVNLIKDMNMNAVRLSHYPHDKHFMNACDSLGLFVLDELTGWQSPSYDSVIGRKLLRELVKRDVNYASVLFWDNGNEGGWNRAYDHEFAEVDIQKREVLHPWGAFRKTVTSHYIDYNYLSGLNFANRQIFFPTEFLHGLYDGGLGAGLNDYWSKMWTNPLCAGGFLWVLADEMVNRTDTKVLDGDGNHAPDGIVGPYHEKEGSYYTVKEIWSPIFIEDKYIAADFDGMLNIENRFHYTNLADCKLTYRWASFPAASADKRKIIDQGPVPVSHLKPMERTRIKVAMPAGWRQAEVLEIVARDPHGRHIYTWTFPVKSPDEVTNNRTAAIVRQQQAVQYSEIDGDFVFDVGTVKVVIDKASGLLRKVTNKKGMLPLQNGPVSASEHDKVTSVRHTETGGVHRVTVNYEKNRMNVVWSINPGGLVGLDVKYKPSNNIAFCGIDFDLAENEVEGIKWMGNGPYGVWKNRLKGVTFNVWEKKYNKTVTGSAAFIYPEFKGYHSQLYWARINLKQGRSFKVYCKSEDVYLKLFNPEPGPDPANTIVRHSKGDLSFLHGIPAIGNKFSKTDVLGPESAVYQFDAKRVLNDYLILSLVFDFMGNE; encoded by the coding sequence ATGAGCCTTCTTAAAGCCCTTGCCGTCGTTTCACTAATGATATGCTTTCATTGTTCTCATGCACAGACTGAAATTAAATACCTGTCCGGTACCGGCGCCGACGATACCGTGCCCTGGGATTTTTATTGTACTCATGGAATGAATAGTAAGAAGTGGAGCAAGATCAATGTACCCTCTTGCTGGGAGCAGCAGGGCTTTGGTGAGTATAATTACGGACATGTTCCGCTTGATAAAAGATTAAACGAACAGGGCCATTATAAACATGTGTTTGTTGCGCCCCGGGCCTGGGAAGGTAAGGATATCAGGATTGTTTTTGAAGGTGTTTTTACAGATTGTGAGGTAACATTGAACAATCAGCCGGTAGGCAGTCACCAGGGTGGCTTTTATGAATTTGGTTTTGATCTTGCGGATCATATGTTATACGGCAAGCAAAACCTTTTGGAGGTTAAGGTTAAGAAAAAGTCTGATAATATATCCGTTAATCAGGCCGAGCTGGAGGCAGACTTCTGGAATTTTGGAGGTATTTTCAGACCTGTATACATACAGGTTAACCCAAAAGAACATATAGAACATGTTGCCATTGATCCGCGGGCAGACGGAACTATTCGTTCCGATATCACGATCAAAAACCCCCATGAATCGGCCCGGCTGCGGTTGATGATAAAGGATTTTAACCGCAAGACCCTCGCCACTTTTATTGAGCCGGTAAAAAAGGGATCTGGTACTTTTCGCAGCAAACAGAAGTTTGCCCATCCAAAGTTGTGGTCACCTGAATTTCCTAACCGGTACATAGCCGAGTATGCAATATTGGATAAAGGCGGGAAAGTGCTGCACACGCGCAATGTTAAAATAGGTTTTAGGACGGTTGAAGTCCGGGCACAGGATGGTATATACGTTAATGGAGCCAGGGTAAAATTCAAAGGAATAAATGCACATACCTTTCACCCGGATTTTGGAAGAACTTCTTCTGAACGCATGAGTATTAAAACCGTGAACCTGATCAAGGATATGAACATGAATGCTGTCCGGCTCTCTCATTATCCTCATGATAAGCATTTCATGAATGCCTGTGACTCGCTGGGCCTCTTTGTGCTCGATGAACTTACAGGTTGGCAGTCTCCCAGTTATGATAGTGTGATTGGCCGGAAATTATTGAGGGAGTTGGTAAAAAGGGATGTGAATTATGCGTCCGTCTTATTCTGGGATAACGGCAACGAGGGCGGGTGGAATAGGGCATACGACCATGAGTTTGCTGAGGTAGATATACAAAAAAGAGAAGTGCTGCATCCCTGGGGTGCTTTCAGAAAAACAGTTACTTCCCACTATATTGATTATAATTACCTGTCAGGACTCAATTTCGCCAACCGGCAGATCTTCTTTCCCACCGAATTTTTACATGGCTTGTATGATGGTGGGCTGGGCGCCGGCCTGAACGACTACTGGTCGAAGATGTGGACGAATCCTTTATGTGCAGGAGGTTTTCTTTGGGTATTGGCTGATGAAATGGTGAACCGGACAGACACGAAGGTTCTTGACGGAGACGGTAATCATGCGCCTGATGGTATTGTGGGACCGTATCATGAAAAGGAGGGAAGCTACTATACGGTAAAAGAGATATGGTCACCCATTTTTATAGAGGATAAATATATTGCAGCTGATTTTGACGGGATGTTAAATATTGAGAACCGGTTCCATTACACCAATTTGGCCGATTGTAAACTAACCTATCGATGGGCGTCATTTCCTGCTGCATCTGCAGATAAGCGTAAGATAATTGACCAGGGGCCTGTTCCTGTGTCACATTTGAAGCCAATGGAGCGGACCCGTATAAAAGTGGCGATGCCAGCCGGTTGGCGGCAGGCCGAAGTTCTTGAGATAGTAGCCAGGGATCCGCATGGAAGGCATATTTATACCTGGACTTTCCCGGTTAAGAGCCCTGATGAAGTAACTAATAACAGGACAGCAGCAATTGTGCGGCAACAACAGGCCGTTCAATATTCTGAAATCGATGGAGATTTCGTATTTGATGTTGGTACGGTAAAAGTAGTAATTGATAAAGCTTCAGGTTTACTCAGGAAGGTGACCAACAAAAAGGGAATGTTGCCCCTCCAAAATGGTCCTGTTTCTGCAAGTGAGCATGATAAAGTGACCAGCGTGCGTCATACAGAAACCGGCGGTGTTCATCGGGTAACTGTAAATTACGAGAAAAACAGGATGAATGTAGTATGGTCTATCAATCCCGGTGGACTGGTAGGGCTGGATGTAAAGTATAAGCCCTCGAACAACATTGCATTCTGTGGTATAGATTTTGATCTGGCTGAGAACGAGGTGGAGGGCATAAAATGGATGGGCAATGGACCTTACGGCGTGTGGAAGAACCGGTTGAAGGGAGTAACATTTAATGTGTGGGAGAAAAAGTATAATAAAACCGTTACGGGTAGCGCTGCGTTTATTTACCCCGAGTTTAAGGGATATCATTCTCAACTTTATTGGGCCCGGATTAACTTAAAACAAGGGAGGTCATTTAAAGTATACTGCAAATCCGAAGACGTTTATTTGAAATTGTTCAATCCCGAGCCCGGGCCAGATCCGGCCAATACAATTGTGAGACACTCTAAGGGTGATCTATCCTTCCTGCATGGGATTCCGGCCATAGGCAACAAGTTCAGTAAAACGGATGTGTTGGGTCCTGAATCTGCTGTTTATCAGTTTGATGCCAAGCGGGTTCTGAACGATTATTTAATTCTGAGCCTTGTATTTGATTTTATGGGGAACGAGTAA
- a CDS encoding nuclear transport factor 2 family protein, producing MNNKEILLKANEQISKGNYDGFLNYCTEDTRWEFIGEQTLNGKVEIKAYMKAAYLKPPKVAVDQLITEGDFLVAQGTIELLDADGTWKGYDYCDVWQIFDGKLASLKAYVVPRN from the coding sequence ATGAACAACAAAGAAATACTTCTTAAAGCCAACGAACAGATCAGTAAGGGTAATTACGATGGTTTTTTAAACTATTGTACAGAAGACACCCGCTGGGAATTTATTGGTGAGCAAACTTTAAATGGTAAAGTTGAAATTAAAGCCTACATGAAAGCTGCTTACCTGAAGCCTCCTAAGGTAGCTGTTGATCAGTTGATCACAGAGGGCGATTTCCTGGTGGCTCAGGGAACAATTGAGCTCCTGGATGCTGATGGTACCTGGAAAGGTTATGATTACTGTGATGTCTGGCAAATTTTCGATGGCAAACTCGCGTCTCTAAAAGCTTACGTGGTACCTCGAAATTGA
- a CDS encoding helix-turn-helix domain-containing protein: MQQLDLQNMECGSGYLLIFHPDLLLQHTLATNIHYYGFFDYAVNEALHLSGEEEDDLIGILQKIDKECRHIDKHTQEIILTQIESLLKYSNRFYERQFLTRKSNNSTLLTKFEQLIDDYYNNDVEGLLTVQYIAAQMNLSPNYLSDLLRIHTGQNTQQHIHEKLITKAKEKLSTTNLSVSEIAYALGFEHAQSFSTLFKKKTNLSPIEFRQAFN, translated from the coding sequence GTGCAACAACTGGACCTGCAAAATATGGAATGCGGTTCCGGTTATCTCCTGATCTTTCACCCAGACTTGCTGTTACAGCATACTCTGGCAACCAACATTCATTACTACGGCTTTTTTGATTACGCGGTGAACGAAGCACTGCATCTATCTGGTGAGGAAGAAGATGATTTGATCGGGATTCTCCAAAAAATTGATAAGGAATGCCGGCATATTGATAAGCATACCCAGGAAATTATCCTGACCCAGATCGAGAGCCTGCTGAAGTACTCCAACCGTTTTTATGAGCGGCAGTTTTTGACCCGCAAGAGTAATAATTCAACTTTACTTACTAAGTTTGAGCAGCTAATTGATGACTATTACAACAATGACGTAGAGGGTTTGCTTACCGTTCAATATATCGCTGCCCAGATGAATCTCTCACCGAACTACCTAAGTGACCTGCTTCGGATTCATACCGGGCAAAATACACAGCAACATATTCATGAAAAACTGATTACAAAAGCCAAAGAAAAACTTTCTACGACTAATCTTTCAGTCAGCGAGATTGCCTACGCGCTAGGCTTTGAGCACGCACAATCCTTTAGCACGCTATTCAAAAAGAAGACGAATTTGTCGCCTATTGAATTTCGTCAAGCATTTAACTGA
- a CDS encoding aldo/keto reductase, which yields MEIKQISLGSQGLVVPTIGLGCMGMTGFEEGHMYGPADEQEAISTIRRSLELGGNFLDTADLYGPLKNEQLIAKAIVGTRDQYILATKFGWEIDDDNKVTWAINGKKDYVKKSLERSLKNLNTDYIDLYYLHRLDKNTPIEETVEAMAELVKEGKVGYIGLSEVSSETVRRAHAVHPITAVQSEYSLFERTVEERGVLATLNELGIGFVAYSPLGRGFLSGQIKKIDDLPENDFRRAIPRFQGEMFNKNIELVKALETTAEGKNVTSSQLALAWIMSKGIVPIPGTKRRKYLEQNLAATTIELTEADLSRLESIVPLGTDTGAPYDEFSMGLID from the coding sequence ATGGAAATAAAACAAATTTCATTGGGCAGCCAGGGACTGGTTGTGCCAACTATCGGCCTGGGCTGCATGGGTATGACAGGTTTTGAAGAAGGACATATGTACGGTCCGGCCGATGAGCAGGAAGCTATCTCGACGATTCGTCGCTCGCTTGAATTGGGCGGAAATTTTTTGGATACTGCCGATCTGTACGGCCCGTTGAAAAATGAGCAACTTATTGCGAAGGCAATCGTCGGTACACGCGATCAGTATATTTTGGCCACCAAGTTTGGCTGGGAAATCGATGACGATAACAAGGTAACGTGGGCCATCAATGGTAAAAAGGATTATGTAAAGAAATCTTTGGAGCGTTCATTAAAGAACCTCAATACCGATTACATCGATCTGTATTACCTGCATCGCCTTGATAAGAATACACCGATCGAAGAAACGGTTGAAGCCATGGCCGAGCTGGTTAAAGAAGGTAAAGTTGGTTATATCGGCCTTTCTGAAGTATCTTCTGAAACCGTTAGGCGGGCGCACGCCGTGCATCCAATAACCGCTGTACAAAGTGAGTATTCCTTATTTGAAAGAACAGTAGAAGAGCGCGGCGTGTTAGCGACATTAAATGAACTCGGTATTGGATTTGTGGCTTACTCGCCATTGGGCCGTGGTTTTTTATCGGGACAGATTAAAAAGATCGATGATCTGCCGGAAAACGATTTCCGGAGAGCAATCCCCCGTTTCCAGGGTGAAATGTTCAATAAGAATATTGAGCTAGTCAAGGCACTTGAAACCACGGCCGAAGGCAAAAATGTCACTTCTTCGCAGCTTGCGTTAGCCTGGATCATGAGCAAAGGGATTGTGCCGATTCCAGGAACGAAACGCAGAAAATACCTGGAACAAAATCTTGCAGCTACTACCATTGAGTTAACGGAGGCTGATCTTTCTCGGCTGGAAAGCATTGTTCCATTAGGTACGGACACCGGCGCACCTTATGACGAATTCAGTATGGGTTTAATTGATTAA
- the ytxJ gene encoding bacillithiol system redox-active protein YtxJ encodes MSWITLNSEEQLEAINQKSFEKPQLIFKHSTRCSISSVIKNRLYKNELPQAIDFYYLDLIANRPVSNKIADQYHVEHESPQVLLIKDGKCIFDESHSAIYMEDIIEKA; translated from the coding sequence ATGAGCTGGATAACATTGAACAGTGAAGAACAATTGGAAGCAATCAATCAAAAGTCATTCGAAAAGCCGCAGCTGATTTTTAAACACAGCACCCGCTGTTCTATCAGCAGTGTAATTAAAAACAGGCTGTACAAAAATGAGCTACCCCAGGCAATAGATTTCTATTATCTCGACCTTATTGCCAACAGGCCGGTTTCCAATAAGATAGCTGATCAATATCATGTTGAGCACGAATCTCCTCAGGTACTTTTGATAAAGGACGGCAAATGCATTTTCGACGAAAGTCATAGTGCCATTTATATGGAAGACATTATTGAAAAAGCATAA
- the leuB gene encoding 3-isopropylmalate dehydrogenase, whose protein sequence is MKKNILIVPGDGIGQEVTEVGKKVLDKIAEKFGHEFTYDEALIGHVAIEATGNPLPDETLAKMKNSDAVLFGAVGHPKYDNDPSAKVRPEQGLLKMRKELGLYANLRPIKLFDELLDASSIKPEILKGADILFFRELTGDIYFGEKGRKDDGDSAYDVAAYSKFEVERIARKAFEAARTRRKKLCSVDKANVLETSRLWREVVQAVAKDYPDVEVEYQFVDAIAMLLIKDPKKFDVIVTANLFGDILTDEASQIAGSMGMLASASVGDGTGVYEPIHGSAHDITGKGVANPMASVLSAALLLDISFGLKEESNAVISAVDAVLKAGFRTGDIADASTPKDKILGTAAIGKEILSRI, encoded by the coding sequence ATGAAAAAAAACATCCTAATAGTTCCGGGAGATGGAATCGGCCAGGAAGTAACTGAAGTTGGAAAGAAAGTTCTGGATAAGATCGCTGAAAAATTTGGTCACGAATTTACGTATGACGAAGCATTGATTGGTCATGTAGCTATTGAAGCTACCGGCAATCCATTGCCCGACGAGACGCTGGCTAAAATGAAAAATTCTGATGCGGTTTTATTTGGCGCTGTGGGTCATCCTAAGTATGACAACGATCCTTCAGCCAAAGTAAGGCCGGAGCAAGGGTTATTGAAAATGCGTAAAGAGCTGGGGTTATATGCGAACCTGCGTCCCATCAAATTATTTGATGAACTCCTGGATGCATCCAGCATTAAACCGGAAATTTTAAAAGGTGCTGATATCCTGTTCTTCCGCGAATTGACAGGTGATATTTATTTTGGTGAAAAAGGAAGAAAGGATGATGGGGACAGTGCTTATGATGTAGCTGCTTACAGCAAGTTTGAGGTAGAGCGTATCGCACGAAAGGCATTTGAAGCAGCCCGTACCCGCCGCAAAAAATTATGCTCGGTAGACAAAGCCAATGTATTGGAAACCAGCCGTCTTTGGAGAGAAGTAGTGCAGGCAGTGGCTAAAGACTATCCGGACGTAGAAGTTGAGTACCAGTTTGTTGATGCGATCGCCATGCTGCTGATCAAAGATCCAAAGAAGTTTGATGTTATCGTTACTGCCAACCTGTTTGGTGATATTCTTACTGACGAAGCGTCTCAAATAGCAGGCTCGATGGGTATGCTGGCTTCTGCTTCTGTTGGTGATGGAACCGGTGTATACGAACCTATCCACGGATCAGCACATGATATTACCGGCAAAGGTGTAGCTAATCCGATGGCTTCAGTACTTTCGGCAGCGTTATTGCTGGATATTTCTTTTGGATTGAAAGAAGAAAGCAATGCAGTGATCAGCGCGGTAGATGCCGTATTGAAAGCTGGTTTCAGAACCGGTGACATTGCTGACGCTTCTACACCTAAAGATAAAATATTAGGAACAGCAGCTATAGGCAAAGAAATACTGAGCCGTATTTAA